The genomic segment AAGCAGCGCCCGGTGGTTCGCTTGCGCTTCACTCTTGGCAGCATCACCCAGCACGGCGAATTTATTTTGACGGAGCGCAAGTCCGACACTCAGGAGTTGCGCCTGGGTCGCCTGGTGCTGCGCGATGTAATGGTGGTCGACGTCAGCCGCGATAATCTGACGTCTTTGCCTGAACCGCAAGGGGCTAAATAATGAAAATGCAGCGCATTCCCTTCTACGCCATGGTGCTTTTGCTGATCGTGGCGGGTTTGGTGACCGCTTGGCTAAGGCACACGACCACCGAAGTACCTTTTTTGCCAGGTGAGCAAAAACCGGTTTGGCTGGTAGAAGCGCGCATCGACTTTATGGCCACCGGCGGGCAGACGACCGTGCGCCTCGACTTGCCGGATGATGCACCTGGGTTTCGCTTAATTCGCGAGCAGGCGGCATCGCCCGGCTATGGCTTTGCGGTATTGGATGATAACCAAAACCGGCGCGCGGAGTGGACCCGTCGTCAGGTGGCCGGGCCGCAAACGCTTTACTATAACGCCCAGTATCTGCCCACCGGTCAAAATAGCGCGACAACGGATGCCGAAGCGCCCAAAGTGGCGGAGGTGTTTTGGGACGAGCCAGAGGCAACTGCCGCCAGAGAACTGTTGCGCGGCGCTCTGTCCCGCTCGACCACGCCGGCCAGTACCGCCCGCGAATTGATTAAACTGCTCAGCCCCAACTCCCCCGATCAGAACGCGCAATTGTTATTGGTGGCCGAACCACAGCGTTCTCAGTTGTTGGTCAAACTATTAAATCAGGCCGGCGTGGCGGCGCGCACGGCATTGGGTTTGTACCTGGAAGATGCACGGCGGCGGCAAAGCCTAACCTCGATGGTCGAGCTGTACACAGAAGAGGGATGGTTGCTGATTAATGCCACCACCGGCGAGCAAGGTGTGCCCGAAAACCTATTGCTCTGGTCGCGGGGGGAAAATGCTCAACTGGACGTGATCGGTGGTCAGAACTCGCGTCTGAGTTTTTCCATGATTAAGCAAACCGTTCCCGCTATGGCGCTGTCGCAGGTGCAGTTTCAAGACAACATTTTTAGCATGCTTGGAGTTTACAGTCTGCCCATTGAAGAGCAGAGCATGTTCAAGTTGCTTTTTTTGTTGCCCTTAGGGGCGCTGGTGGTGGTGTTTATGCGGGTGATTGTCGGTTTGAGAACCGCTGGCACCTTTATGCCTATTCTGATCTCGCTGGCTTTTTTGCAAACCTCTCTCGTGCCCGGCCTGATTAGTTTTATTCTGATCGTTGGGTTTGGCTTGCTGCTGCGCAATTACTTGTCTTATTTAAACTTATTATTGGTCGCGCGTATTGCCACCTTGATAGTGCTAGTCATATTCCTGATTTCTATCTTGAGTTTGCTGGGTTATCAAATGGGGTTAAACGCGGGTATTACCGTGACATTCTTCCCTATGATTATTATTGCTTGGACCATCGAGCGTATGAGTATTCTGTGGGAGGAAGAGGGCGCCCATGAAGTGTTAATTCAGGGTGGCGGTAGTTTGCTAGTGGCGGTAATCGCTTATTTGTTGATGAGCCTAACGGTCGTTAATCATCTCAGTTTTAATTTTCCGGAATTAAACTTGATTATCCTGGCATTGATTTTAATGATGGGGCAGTACACGGGTTATAAGCTCTCCGAGCTGCGACGTTTCCGTTCCATGGAGCAGTTTGACTGATGTTTATCAGCCCTTTCAAACTGCGGCGCCTGGGTATGCTGGGTATGAACTGTCGCAACCGGGACTTTATTGGCCGCTACAACGACCGGCGCCTGTATCCGTTAGTGGATAATAAGCTGGAAACAAAGCTGCTGGCGCAAGAGTATCAGGTGGCGACACCGCAACTGCGTTTTGTGGTGAAAGAACAACACGAAATCTCGCAAATTGAAAAGTCTCTAGATAAGTTGTCCGGCTTTGCTATCAAGCCTGCCAAAGGCTCTGGCGGAAAAGGTATCTGGGTAATCATCAAGCGCGACGGTGCCGACTTTATCAAATCCAGTGGAGCGAAAATTACCCTGGAGGATATTCGCCGTCATATGAGTAACACCCTGGCTGGCTTATATTCGCTGGGCGGCGTCAGTGATGAAGTGATCGTTGAGGACTTGATCGAATTTGATGATTGCTTTGACGGCTTTTCGTTTGAAGGGGTACCGGATATTCGCGTGGTGGTATTTCGCGGTTTTCCGGTCATGGCGATGTTGCGGTTGGCCACCCACGCTTCGGATGGTAAAGCTAATTTACACCAAGGCGCAGTGGGAGTGGGACTGGATTTGGCCACGGGGCGTTGTTTGAATGCGGTGCAGTTTGGTAAACCTGTTTACCAGCATCCGGATACTAAACGTTCTTTGAAAGAGATTCGAGTTCCCGACTGGCGTGGCTTGCTGTGCCTTGCATCGCGCTGCTACGACATGACGGGGCTCGGATATATAGGCGCCGACTTGGTGTTGGATGCCAACCGTGGTCCCGAATTGTTGGAGTTAAACGCGCGCCCCGGCTTGGCCATTCAGGTGGCCAATGGGTTCGGTTTGTTGCCGCGTTTGCGGCATATAGAAAAATTAAAAGAAAAACACTACCGTACGGCGGAGGCGCGCGTCGATTATGTAATGCAGGAGTTCGCCGCGAAGACTTTGTTATGAGTCTTCGGTCAGCGGAGTTATTTCATTAAAGCGAGATTCGACGGCTTCAACAAACGCGTTTTTTACGATTCCCCAGGCGGCCTGCCAAGAACTGACTCGGGTATCGTCCAAGGTGCCTTCAATTTCAATTTCGGTGGCCAGCTTATCAGTTTCCAAGTTGGTGAAGAGCAGGCCGAGAAAGCCCATCAAACTTTCCCAGGTGAGTTGAAACGGATTGTCCCCTTGAGAAATCACGTCTTGTTGCCAGCTGGCGATATTCACGTCTTCCATTAGCGGTTTGATATAACCGGACATCTTACCGGCTTCGGCTTCAATTTCTGTATAAAGCTCTATTTGCCCGGATTTAAAATCGATATTGCCATAGGCTTGAGAAAAATCGTTTAGCTGGCGCAGCGCAATCGGGTCTGTTTTGGCAGCGAACATAAAATCATCGTGCTGAAAGGGATCGAATTCGGCATGGGCCTCAATCGCTACCTCTGAAAATAATTTCGCTGTTAGTTCGGCATTGGCCACTCGCCGGCCACTTTGATCTTTGACGTTAGTCAGGTTGGACACTGTGGCATTAATGTCACTAAGTACAATATCAACCTTGGGAGTTGTTTCTTCATTGGCAAAATGAATGGTGCCGTTGTTGATATCCAACTGGTTTAACGTGGTGGGTAGAATTTCTTCCAGCACCGCCAGCCAGTTGGTTCCCTCACCGACTTGCTGATTGTCATTGGACCGAGTATCCAGAAGGTTTAACCGTGGTTGGTTTAACGCTGCATCCACCAGCAGTTCGCCGTGGCGCAGGGCTAACCAGCTGACACTGATGTCTAAACTGTCGCTGTAGTAAAAAGGCGTTTGGGGAGATTTCTCTTTTAAATGAATATTTAAGTTATTGAGTTGATATGCGCCTTTAAACAGCCGCACCCGCACGCTCTCCACCGTGCCGGTGTAGCGGCCCATATCTTTGAGAACATAGTTGTTGAGGTAGTGTTTGGCTGCGGCCGGTATCGCCAGATACAAAGCGACCACTAGTAGCCCCAGCACAGCTGTAGCCGCGACGAATCGTTTTGAGTTTCTGGACAACGCTGACACTGGATTCACCTTCACAAATACTGATAAGAAATCAAGTTTTGTGCCAGCGAAACAACGGTGATATTGGCCGAAAGAATGTCGAATTTAAGAGTATTGCTGTAGGCTTTGCAAAACTGGTGTAATTTCGACTTACCAGTACTTCTTTTCGTCGTGAATAATCCAGCCGTGGGGGTGGCGGGCTTGAGGATCCTTGTGAGTCCAGTGTACCAAGCCGCCTTTAGGGTTCCAGATGTATTCGCCGTAGAATTCCACAGGATCACTTACCGCTAGGTTTTCGATACGCGGTGCAATATCAATATTGTGCACAATCAATAAAGAAGTGCCATCGCGAACATGGATAATAAAGCGTTGATGCTGCGAGCCTTTGGTGTCGTCTGGCAGCAGGCGGGTAACTTCGCCCTTACCGCGCACCTGAATTTCTGTCGTCTGGTTACGCCAGAGTTGCGCGAAGTTACTTGGTGTATCAGCCTGTTGACAGGCTGAACCCAAAAACGTCAGCAATAACGCGAGACAAAAAATCAGGCCCGAGCGGTCGTTGCGACGGTGAAGGCTAGCGATCGGACCAGACAGCAAATTCGCTGCCTCCAGGCTCGGTAAAGTGGAAGCGTCTGCCGCCGGGAAAGGTGAAAGTGGGTCTGCAGATAGTGCCGCCTGCAGCAATCACTTCTTTTTCTGTCTGCGCCAGGCTTTCACTGTAAAGCACGATCAGGCAGGAGCTCTGAGCACCGCTAGACACAGTGGCGGATAAGTAAAATCCGCCCAAGTTAAAGCCGGAGTCAAAGGCGCAGTACTCGGCGCCGTAGTCGGTGAAGCTCCAGTGAAAAACGCGGGTGAAAAATTCTTTGCTTGCGCTCAGTGAACGCGAAGGGATTTCCAGGTAGGGGGCTTGCTGTGAGTCGATCATTGCAAAAGGCGGCGGCCAGTAGCTGGCCGCCGACGGCCACTTAGATGCGCATTTTGCGGCGCAAAATGGTCAGGCCCAGTGCCAGTGAACAGGCCAGTGAACCCAATAACGCGTAGAGGGTAACATTCGAGGCGGTAGAAGGCAGAGCGGTGTAAGCCACTTCTTCCTCAACTGCTTCTGGCTCGTGTGGCATATCGTCAACGCTGGCGACAATGGCGAAGCGGTCGGTGGGGATAAACAATTCCAGAGTAGAGTCGCGCGTCAGCGTGTGAATGCTGTGCTTGCGGCCGTCAATATCAATCTGGAAGTGCGGTGGCAGGTTTTTGGTTTGATAGGTTTCACCGTAGCTACCGTCTTGGTGTTTAAACTGCAAACGAACCTGATCACCCGCAGAGCGTATATATTTGGCGTCCAGTTCTACGTATTCGCGACCGTTCATTTCCACGACACCCATACAGGCGTCGGCAATTTCAGGGTATTCGTTGAGTACCCCGGGCTTCCAATCGATTTCCGAGCATTCCTTTGCCATTGCCGCTGAACTGGCAACAAGTGCAACTCCCAAAGTGGCTGTTTTGATACAAGTAGAGATCTTCATAGTCATTTCCTTTTTTAATGAAGTGTTGCAGGTGAGTTTTCTGTGGCCGTTACGATAAATCGCTCCGGTGCACTTCCAACATGGTAGAACGGGTAGCAGGTAATCAGGGTTAGCTGATTGTGCTCGGTGGGGGCGAGCACACTGACATTTGAGGGCAAGACGATTTGCAGTTCAGTGACCGTGTAGCTTTTTTCTCCCTCAAGCGTTGTCACATCAATGCGATCTCCAATTTCGATATCTTTAAGAACCCGGAAGAAACTGTCTCTGTGTCCGGCGATAGCGATATTGCCGCCACCGGTAACGGGCGCTGTCTTATCCAGCCAGCCCAGGCCGCGGTTTAAGTTGTGGTCTGTCGGCTCGGTGAAAATGGGTGCGCTCAGGCCCAGCGTATCGATTTCCAGTACTGCGATGATATCGTCACTTGCAGGGGCGATGGCGCTGAACTGTTCGATGCGTTTGGGGCTCCACAGGCTGGTATCAATATCCCCAGGGGCAGTCAGAGGAGGGTTTGTCGATACGGAAGTTTCGGTGGTCGTTGCGCTTGCCGCCTGGGCACGGGCCAGAAATAAATCCGTCTGCCGTTCGGCCATCGGACCTTGGCGCAGCATTTGGGTGCCCCACACGCAGAGCAATGCAATGCCCAAAAGCCAGAGGCTGGTTTCGACAAAGCGACACAAAGCTGAGACTAATTTCACACGACCCATTGCAGTTTCAGTATCCATTGAACAGTGCTTTTACAGCGAGCAACCGGGGGTATTGACCGTTAACTCTAGCATAGAGATAACAAAAACGTATGAACGTTATAACCTTATTCTCTAATTTGTGGCGTAATAAACGGCTTTTTTGCGGGGAAATATCAGTCGATGATTTTCAGGCTATATAAAAAGTTTGTTTTTATGTTTTAAAGAAATTAACGACGCCAAAATGCGGGACTAAACAGAACCAGTAAAGTAAAGACTTCCAGTCGTCCTAATAGCATGGCGAAACACAGCACCCACTTGGCCGGGCTGTTTATATCGCCATAGTGTGCCGCGACCTCTCCCATTCCTGGGCCTAGGTTGGTGATGCAGGCGCCCACCGCCGAGAAAGATGTGCGTAAATCCAGTCCGGTGGCGATCAGCATCAGAAACATGGCTGCGAAAGCGACCACGTACATAGCGAAAAAACCCCATACGGATTCCACTACCCGATCCGGCACGGTCAATTTACCCACTTTAACCGAAATAACGGCGTTGGGATGGATGAGGCGATGGATTTCGCGCACCCCTTGCTTGTATAGCAGCAACACACGTATCGCCTTCATACCGCCGCCGGTTGAGCTGGCACAGCCGCCCACAAAAGCAAAAATAAACAGCATATAGGGCAAAAAGCTGGGAAAGCTGGAGTAGTTGGAGGCAAAGCCCGCGGTGGTCATGGTGGAGACAAAATTAAATGTGCCCAGATAAAAGCTGTCGCTAAACGAATAGGTTTGCGAGCCGGCCAAATAGGCAACGGTAATTAATACCCCGACCACCATGCAGGAGATATAAAAACGCAATTCGGCATCTTGGAAATAGTGGCGCAAGGATTTTTCTCGCCAGACCAAAAAGTGCAGGGCGAAGTTGACCGCCGCAATCAGCATAAACACGGTGCACACCATCATAATGGCCGGCGACTGATAGTGCAGAATGCTGGCGTCGTGGGTAGAGAAGCCGCCGTTGGCAATGGTGGAAAAGGCGTGGCAAATGGCCTCGAACCAGCTCATGCCCGCCAGTTTGTAGCTGAGGGCGCAGGCTGCGGTAAAAACCAGATAGGTAGTAAACAATGCCTTGGCTGTTTCAGTAATGCGCGGCGTGAGCTTGCTGTCTTTTACCGGGCCAGGGGCTTCGGCGCGGTACAGCTGCATACCACCAATACCCAGCATGGGTAAAATAGCTACGGCGATAACAATAATACCAATACCACCCAGCCACTGTAGCTGCTGGCGGTAAAATAAAATGGAGGGCGGCAGGGTGTCCAGCCCGGTGATTACCGTTGCCCCGGTGGTGGTAAGGCCCGAGATAGATTCAAAGATGGCGTCGGTAACTGAAAGCTCTAGGCCATTGGAAAAATACAGTGGCAGGGCACCGAAAGTGCCCAGTACAAACCAGAATAAGGCGGTCACCAAAAAGCCATCGCGGGTGCGCAGATCCGCCCGGCTTTTATAAACCGGCGCCCAGATAGCCAGCCCAGAACCAAATGCCAGGGCGAAGCCCCATAGAAATGTCATGTAGTTGTGGTCGTTAAACCAGAGGCTGACACTGATGGGAAGCAACAGCGTCAAACTGAACATCATCAGCAGTGTGCCCAAAACCCTGGCGATTACGGCAAAGTGCATCGGCTCTCCGGTGGCGTTGTTTCACTGTGCATGATGTAAGCCCTAGAAAAAGGTAAACCCAACCTGGAACAGTTTTTCGATATCGCGAATGTGTTTTTTATTGAGCAAAAACACAATCACATGATCGCCGCTCTCAACAACTACATCGTCATGGGCAATGATGACCTCACTGCCCGAGTCTTTCTCGCGCACAATCGCACCGATATTGGCGCCCTGGGGCAGGTCGATGTCCTCCAGCGCGCGCCCCACCACCTTGGATGAGTTTTTATCGCCGTGGGCAATCAGTTCAATAGCCTCGGCGGCGCCGCGGCGCAGCGAGTAAACGCTGACCATATCGCCGCGTCTTACGTGGGTGAGCAGGCTGCCGATGGTGGTGGTTTGCGGGGAAATGGCAATGTCGATATCGCCGCCCTGCACCAAATCCACATAGGCGGGGTTGTTAATCAGCGCCATCACTTTGCGCGCGCCTAATCGTTTAGCGAGCATTGACGACATGATATTGGCTTCGTCGTCATTGGTTAGGGCGAGAAACACATCGGTGTCTTCAATGTTTTCTTCGCTCAGTAAGTCCTGATCAGAGGCGCTGCCCTGCAGCACAATGGCGCGCTCTAGGTGCTCAGCCAGGTGTGCGGCGCGGGCCTTGTTGTGTTCAATCACCCGCACGCTATAGCGTCCCTCTAGCTTGCGCGCCAGGCGCATGCCGATATTGCCGCCGCCGGCAATAATGATTCGCTTATAGGCGGTTTCCATACGCCGCAATTCGCTGATGACCGCGCGGATGTCATTCTTTCCGGCGAGAAAAAACACTTCGTCGTCCGCTTCAATGACCGTGGCGCCGGTGGGCATAATCGCCTGACCGCGGCGGTATATGGCGGCAACCCGGGTATCGACGGCGGGCATATGCTCACGTAAAAAGCGCAGTTCTTGTCCCACCAGGGGCCCGCCGTGATAGGCTTTTACCGCCACCAGCTGTACTTTGCCCTCGGCAAAATCCAGCACTTGCAGCGCGCCCGGGGTTTCGATCAGGCGGTGGATATAATCCGAGACCAGCTGTTCCGGGCTAATCAGCACGTCGATGGGGATTGCTTCGTTGGCAAACAGCTTGTTGTTGGTGAGGTAGGCCGTGGCGCGCACCCGGGCAATTTTGGTGGGGGTGCGAAACAAACTGTGCGCCACCTGGCAGGCGACCATATTGATTTCATCGTTGTTGGTCACCGCTACCAGCATATCCGCGTCTTCCACACCGGCTTGCACCAGCACATCCGGGTGCGATCCTTCACCGTTAACCACACCGATATCCAGCCGATCGCGCAGTTCGCGCAGGCGAGAGTCGTTGGTGTCAATCATGGTGATGTCGTTGGATTCGTCGGCGAGGTTTTCAGCCAGGCTGGCGCCTACTTGTCCTGCACCCAGAATAATAATCTTCATAATACTGCCAGGTTGGTCCTCAACGATTGGCAAACTTTACCGCCTTTGGCGGGCATTTGGCTATTTTTCTGCTTTTTTAAACTTGGCGTAATAGAAGCCGTCGTGGCCATCTTGCTGTGGCAATAATTGTCTGCCTGCCTTTTGCGCTATACCCCAGTCTGCGTCAATAACAATCTCTTGCGCGTTGTGGGTGCGCTGCAAAAAGGCGCTGGCCTGTTCGCTGTTTTCGGCTGGCAGTGCCGAGCAGGTAGCATAGACCAGGATACCGCCGGGTTTCAGCAGAGGCCAAAGTGCATCCAGCAGCTGGCTTTGCAGCTGGACCAGGCGGTTGATATCGGCGGCGCTGCGCAGCAGTTTGATATCGCTTTGGCGGCGAATAATGCCCGTGGCCGAACAAGGCGCATCCAGCAAAATTCGATCGAAAAGTTGGCCGTCCCACCACTGTTCGGGTTTGCCGGCATCACCGGCAAGAACCTGGGCGTCTAGCTGTAAGCGCTGCAGATTCTGTTTTACTTTTGCCAGACGGCGCTCTTCTATATCAAGCGCCACCACTTCGCCGAGCTGGGGCTCGCTTTGCAGAATGTGGCCGGTTTTACCGCCGGGCGCCGCGCAGGCGTCGAGCACTCTCTGTCCGGGTTGTAGCTCCAGCAATGGGGCAGCAAATTGCGTCGCCTCGTCCTGCACGCTGATCAGTCCGCTGGTAAAACCTGGCAGCATTGTCGGGTCGCAGGGTGGGAGGGTGATACCGCAGTCGCTAAAGCGCGTGGGGCTGGCTGTAAACTCCTCTTTGGCAAGTATTCGTAAATAGTCGGCACGAGAGGTTTGCTCCGTATTCACCCTTATTGTAAGTGGTGGATGAGCATTGTTAGCACTTACTATCTGATCTGTGGCAGAGCCCCAGGCGATGCGGTAGGCATCAAGTAACCACTGCGGGTGGGCGCTGGTAAATTCCGGGATCTCTGCCAGGCGGGCGGTAAGCTCGTCGCGCTCGCGCTGGTAGCGGCGCAGCACACCGTTAACTAACCCCGTGGCCCAGGGCTTTTTTAGCGCCTTGGCGGCACCTGCGGTTTCACCGATGGCGGCGTGATCCGGTATGCGGGTGTAATCCAGCTGATACAAGCCCAGCAAAATCAGCGCCTGAACATCGCTGTCTTTGGCGCGCAGAGGCTTATCCAATAATTGTTCTGCAATAGTGTTGAGGCGCGGGTAGTAGCGCATGCTGCCGTAGCAAAGCTCGCGCACCAAAGCGCGGTCGGCCGGTTCTACCTTGTCCTGCCACTGGGGCAGGCTGCTTGCCAGCGAGCCGCGCTGGCGCAGCAGCTCGGCCAGTGCGCGGGCGCATGCAACCCGGGGTTTCAAGCTTCCGGCCCTGTGAATCGGTCGCCAATCTTAAACAGGTCGCTATTGCCGCGCAGCAAGTCGGCTACCGCCATGGGCTTTTTGCCCGGCATTTGCAGTTGAGTTATAGCGATACCGCCTGTGCCGCAGGCCACGGTGATCCGATCGGCATCAAGCTCAATAATGGTGCCTGGGGAGCCCGACGCCGCTGGTGCAAGCTCGCATTGCCATAGCCGAATGGCGGCCTCTGGTTTGGCGCTGTGGCGGGTAAAGGCCACCGGGAAGGGGTTAAAGGCGCGAATTTTCCGGTCGATATTTTCTGCGCTGTCGCTCCAGTTAATCTGCGCTTCGGCCTTACTGATCTTGGGCGCGTAATTGGAGAGCGAATCCTCCTGGGTTTGCGGCAGCGCTGAATCGGTCGCCAGTTGGGCCAGAGCTTTCTCAAGCGCCGGTCCACCCAAGCTCAGCAATTTGTCGTGCAGGCTACCGCCGGTGTCGCTGACCGTGATAGGACAGCTGGCCGTGACCAGCATGTCGCCGGTGTCCAAGCCCTCGTCCATTTGCATAATGGTAATGCCGGATTCACGGTCGCCAGCTTCGATGGCACGCTGAATGGGGGCGGCGCCGCGCCAACGCGGTAGGAGCGAAGCGTGTACATTAATACAGCCGAGTCTGGGTGTTTCTAACACCGCCTTAGGCAGCAATAAGCCGTAGGCGACCACCACCATTATATCGGCGTCCAGTGCTGCCAGCTCACTCTGAGCGACAGGGTCTTTTAGTGAATGCGGTTGATACACCGCAATGCCTGCCTGCTCGGCGAGGCTTTTGACCGGGCTAGGTTTAAGCTTTTTACCGCGACCGGCGGGGCGGTCGGGCTGGGTGTAGCAGGCGATGACTTGGTGTGGGCCGTCGAGCAGTACCTGTAAGTGGTGAGCGGCAAAATCGGGGGTGCCGGCGAAAACGATTCGCAGTGGAGCAGTCATTAATCTGTGTCCGGGCCTGAGGGCGCCGGGGCGTCAGGCCCGGGCGCGATGGAGTTTTTCGAGTTTTTTGCGAATCCGCTGGCGCTTCATTTGCGACAGGTAATCGACAAAAAGCTTGCCGTTGAGGTGATCCAGCTCGTGCTGAATGCATACGGCCAGCAGGCCGTCGGGCTCCAGGGTGAAGGGCTTGCCGTCGCGATCGAGCGCTTCAACCCGAATTTGAGTGGGGCGATCGACACTTTCATAGAAGCCGGGCACCGACAGGCAACCCTCGTCATAGGGGGCTTCGTCTCCCCCAAGAACGGTGACCTCGGGGTTGATAAAGACACGCGGTTCGCTCTGATCTTCCGACAGGTCCATGACCACAATACGGCGGTGGACATTGACCTGAGTGGCCGCCAAACCGATACCCGGCGCGGCGTACATGGTTTCAAACATGTTGTCGATCAGCTCACGGACACTGTCGTCCACAGTCTCTACCGGCTTGGCGATGGTGCGCAGACGCGGGTCGGGAAATTCAAGAATTTCAAGTAGGGCCATAGGCTTTGTGACAAACTTCTAGTAAAAAGGTAACAAGCGCTGCTAACATGATGATCGTACAGGATTTAACCTGGGTGGAACTCATAGCAGACCGGTCGCACAGCGCGGCCGGTTGCGCTATTATAACGGCTAAACCGCTCAGGACCGAACAAAAACAGGATCGGTTTCTATGAAAAAAATGATTTTTGCTGTTCTGGCGTTAACGGCCGCCAGTGTCTTTTCTTGGGCCGATTCGTCGCCTTTCAAGTCTGATTCACCCGATGAGTATGTAGTTGAGAAGGGGGATACTCTCTGGGATATATCGGAAACATTTCTCGATTCACCGTGGTTGTGGCCGGAGATTTGGCACGCCAACCCGGAAATCGAAAACCCGCACTTGATCTTCCCAGGCGATGTGGTGCGTCTTGTTTATATCGACGGCCAGCCGCGTCTAACCGTAGATCGCACTGTCAGACTCACACCCGGTGGCGATGCCAAGCTTGAGCCAACCGTGCGGGTACTACCTATAGAAGAAGCTATTCCCGCGGTATCTCTGGACAAAATCGCCTCTTATCTGTCTCGCTCGCGCATCGTTATGCCCGACGAGGTAGAAGGTGTGCCCTATATTGTGGGCGGTTCGGAAAAGCGCTTGATCACCGGTAAAGGCGATACCGCCTACGCCCGTGGCACTGTGCCCGATGGCATCGGCAACTTCGACGTATTCCGCCAGGGCGAAACTTTTGTCGATGAGCAGACCGACGAAGTTCTGGGTATTCACGCGCTGGGTATTGGCGGCGTCAGCATCGATAAAATCGACGGTGAAATTATTCGTGTGCACGTAACCCGCTCGGACGAGGAGCTGCGCGCAGGCGATATTCTGCTGCCTAACGTCGAGCGCTCGGTAGATTCAATCTTCTACCCCAGCGCACCGGACTTTCCGATCGAGGCCGAAGTATTGGCTGTAGAAGGCGGTGTTACGCAAATTGGTAAAATGGACATCATGATCATCAATCAGGGTGATCGCGATGGCGTTCAGGTGGGCAATGTGTTTGAGGCCTTTGTTAGAGGTGAGACCATTGAAGATCGTGTTACTGGCGATACCCTCAAATTAATGGACGAACGTGCCGGCCTGGTGATGGTGTTCCGCACTTTTGAAAAACTCAGCTTTGCCATTGTTATGGAGGCTACTCGCCCCATGGCGGTGGGCGATCTATTGCGCAACCCGTAATTCTCCAAACAAGCCCAGGGAAGGGCGAGCGCTAACAGGGA from the Gilvimarinus sp. DA14 genome contains:
- a CDS encoding inactive transglutaminase family protein; the protein is MKMQRIPFYAMVLLLIVAGLVTAWLRHTTTEVPFLPGEQKPVWLVEARIDFMATGGQTTVRLDLPDDAPGFRLIREQAASPGYGFAVLDDNQNRRAEWTRRQVAGPQTLYYNAQYLPTGQNSATTDAEAPKVAEVFWDEPEATAARELLRGALSRSTTPASTARELIKLLSPNSPDQNAQLLLVAEPQRSQLLVKLLNQAGVAARTALGLYLEDARRRQSLTSMVELYTEEGWLLINATTGEQGVPENLLLWSRGENAQLDVIGGQNSRLSFSMIKQTVPAMALSQVQFQDNIFSMLGVYSLPIEEQSMFKLLFLLPLGALVVVFMRVIVGLRTAGTFMPILISLAFLQTSLVPGLISFILIVGFGLLLRNYLSYLNLLLVARIATLIVLVIFLISILSLLGYQMGLNAGITVTFFPMIIIAWTIERMSILWEEEGAHEVLIQGGGSLLVAVIAYLLMSLTVVNHLSFNFPELNLIILALILMMGQYTGYKLSELRRFRSMEQFD
- a CDS encoding alpha-L-glutamate ligase-like protein gives rise to the protein MFISPFKLRRLGMLGMNCRNRDFIGRYNDRRLYPLVDNKLETKLLAQEYQVATPQLRFVVKEQHEISQIEKSLDKLSGFAIKPAKGSGGKGIWVIIKRDGADFIKSSGAKITLEDIRRHMSNTLAGLYSLGGVSDEVIVEDLIEFDDCFDGFSFEGVPDIRVVVFRGFPVMAMLRLATHASDGKANLHQGAVGVGLDLATGRCLNAVQFGKPVYQHPDTKRSLKEIRVPDWRGLLCLASRCYDMTGLGYIGADLVLDANRGPELLELNARPGLAIQVANGFGLLPRLRHIEKLKEKHYRTAEARVDYVMQEFAAKTLL
- a CDS encoding DUF748 domain-containing protein; translated protein: MSALSRNSKRFVAATAVLGLLVVALYLAIPAAAKHYLNNYVLKDMGRYTGTVESVRVRLFKGAYQLNNLNIHLKEKSPQTPFYYSDSLDISVSWLALRHGELLVDAALNQPRLNLLDTRSNDNQQVGEGTNWLAVLEEILPTTLNQLDINNGTIHFANEETTPKVDIVLSDINATVSNLTNVKDQSGRRVANAELTAKLFSEVAIEAHAEFDPFQHDDFMFAAKTDPIALRQLNDFSQAYGNIDFKSGQIELYTEIEAEAGKMSGYIKPLMEDVNIASWQQDVISQGDNPFQLTWESLMGFLGLLFTNLETDKLATEIEIEGTLDDTRVSSWQAAWGIVKNAFVEAVESRFNEITPLTEDS
- a CDS encoding DUF3465 domain-containing protein, which encodes MLSGPIASLHRRNDRSGLIFCLALLLTFLGSACQQADTPSNFAQLWRNQTTEIQVRGKGEVTRLLPDDTKGSQHQRFIIHVRDGTSLLIVHNIDIAPRIENLAVSDPVEFYGEYIWNPKGGLVHWTHKDPQARHPHGWIIHDEKKYW
- a CDS encoding VOC family protein is translated as MIDSQQAPYLEIPSRSLSASKEFFTRVFHWSFTDYGAEYCAFDSGFNLGGFYLSATVSSGAQSSCLIVLYSESLAQTEKEVIAAGGTICRPTFTFPGGRRFHFTEPGGSEFAVWSDR
- a CDS encoding class D sortase, whose amino-acid sequence is MKLVSALCRFVETSLWLLGIALLCVWGTQMLRQGPMAERQTDLFLARAQAASATTTETSVSTNPPLTAPGDIDTSLWSPKRIEQFSAIAPASDDIIAVLEIDTLGLSAPIFTEPTDHNLNRGLGWLDKTAPVTGGGNIAIAGHRDSFFRVLKDIEIGDRIDVTTLEGEKSYTVTELQIVLPSNVSVLAPTEHNQLTLITCYPFYHVGSAPERFIVTATENSPATLH
- a CDS encoding TrkH family potassium uptake protein codes for the protein MHFAVIARVLGTLLMMFSLTLLLPISVSLWFNDHNYMTFLWGFALAFGSGLAIWAPVYKSRADLRTRDGFLVTALFWFVLGTFGALPLYFSNGLELSVTDAIFESISGLTTTGATVITGLDTLPPSILFYRQQLQWLGGIGIIVIAVAILPMLGIGGMQLYRAEAPGPVKDSKLTPRITETAKALFTTYLVFTAACALSYKLAGMSWFEAICHAFSTIANGGFSTHDASILHYQSPAIMMVCTVFMLIAAVNFALHFLVWREKSLRHYFQDAELRFYISCMVVGVLITVAYLAGSQTYSFSDSFYLGTFNFVSTMTTAGFASNYSSFPSFLPYMLFIFAFVGGCASSTGGGMKAIRVLLLYKQGVREIHRLIHPNAVISVKVGKLTVPDRVVESVWGFFAMYVVAFAAMFLMLIATGLDLRTSFSAVGACITNLGPGMGEVAAHYGDINSPAKWVLCFAMLLGRLEVFTLLVLFSPAFWRR